In the Candidatus Methylacidiphilales bacterium genome, one interval contains:
- a CDS encoding PBP1A family penicillin-binding protein: protein MQEDFTPTPIVQQPQSQVNSGSLFLKITLIFLVFASISTVGVFMYAIFALPSMQELKDVKLQVPMEIYDRNNKLIGLFGEQFRKPISLSSLPSYVPQAFLAAEDARFYSHSGIDVISLLRAVVSLVKTGRKDQGGSTITMQLARNFFLTKEKKFSRKFIEILLALKIERSLSKNEILELYLNKIFFGYRAYGISAAARVYFGKEPSELTIGEAAVLATLPQRPSANNPIKNPFATSLRKNEYVLPRMRELGYINKEEYKKAIDEKINASYHPVTLSSEAGYLSEQVRLQLESVIKGDLFSGGYKVYTTLDSVMQNYANEALRNGLIAYALRSGFDRSKIERLPMPISSYDPLDLDQEIQKLGIYGDLQPGIVLATSSQLAWVYLGGGQKATLGVKDILWARPRLSGEVIGPAPNAVNLVLSPGDIIWGTYKENNFLFTQKPPAEGSIVVQNPHTGEVLVMVGGYDFVRSKFNRATQAKRQIGSSFKPFLYTVALENGFTPSSIIQDEPVVIFDSTLEGQWRPDNYSDNFEGPIRFREALVRSRNLVSIRILQELGLDLVLPALKRFGFTDSTSAPKNLSLALGAGHNTPLNQNNSFAVFANGGYKVSSWFINKVLDSDGKIVYYQSYQASCQKCFTPPTGEKVHLQDLGAATSSSFPIAKSNPNYKISTLVSTNSLSQNGPRDEKPNSDSSKKYDRLIQYNQRIIDPRVVFIVDSILKDVTTRGTAVSIGKEFPDESFAGKTGTTNDSKDSWFVGFNRSLVATVWVGYDDYTTLGKLETGSSLALPIWISFMKSTKEIRDKQPNYVINYATPEVYGVSPDNDSELLRTPPSGIIITTINKVTGLPVDNQLINLINTLGVDGYHKNYQKNLKVEKNKTQNPDEIQEYYLVENILTSEEQTTIQNFFQ from the coding sequence TTGCAAGAAGACTTTACACCTACACCAATCGTTCAGCAACCCCAATCTCAGGTAAATTCTGGCTCGCTTTTTCTAAAAATCACACTGATATTTCTTGTTTTTGCCTCAATTTCAACAGTCGGGGTTTTTATGTACGCCATTTTTGCACTACCTTCAATGCAAGAGCTTAAGGATGTCAAGCTTCAGGTACCAATGGAGATCTATGATCGGAATAACAAACTCATTGGGTTGTTTGGAGAGCAATTTAGAAAACCCATTTCATTGAGCAGTTTACCATCCTATGTGCCCCAAGCGTTTTTAGCGGCAGAAGATGCGCGGTTTTATAGTCATTCTGGAATAGATGTAATTAGTTTACTTCGTGCAGTAGTTTCTTTAGTTAAAACCGGTAGAAAAGATCAAGGTGGAAGCACTATAACTATGCAGTTAGCAAGGAATTTTTTTCTGACGAAAGAAAAAAAATTCTCAAGAAAGTTTATAGAGATATTACTTGCATTGAAAATTGAAAGGAGCCTAAGTAAGAATGAAATTCTTGAGCTCTATTTAAATAAGATTTTTTTCGGTTACCGTGCATACGGAATATCGGCTGCAGCGCGAGTTTATTTTGGAAAAGAGCCAAGTGAATTAACTATTGGAGAAGCCGCTGTTTTGGCTACCCTACCTCAGCGCCCTTCAGCAAACAACCCCATTAAAAATCCTTTCGCAACTTCCCTAAGAAAGAATGAGTATGTTTTGCCAAGAATGAGGGAGTTAGGTTACATAAATAAAGAAGAATATAAAAAAGCGATTGATGAAAAAATCAATGCCTCTTATCACCCTGTAACTTTATCTAGTGAAGCGGGTTACTTAAGTGAGCAAGTTAGATTGCAATTAGAATCAGTGATTAAAGGGGATCTATTCAGTGGAGGCTATAAAGTTTACACTACCTTAGATTCCGTCATGCAAAATTATGCTAATGAAGCTTTACGAAATGGATTGATTGCCTATGCACTAAGGAGTGGCTTTGATCGAAGCAAGATTGAGCGCTTGCCGATGCCAATAAGTTCGTATGATCCTCTTGACTTAGATCAGGAAATACAAAAGTTAGGAATATATGGTGACTTACAACCGGGAATTGTACTTGCTACTTCATCCCAGCTTGCTTGGGTATACCTAGGAGGAGGTCAAAAAGCAACACTTGGTGTAAAAGATATCTTATGGGCTAGACCAAGGTTGTCAGGTGAAGTCATAGGGCCTGCGCCAAATGCGGTTAACTTAGTTTTGAGCCCTGGCGATATTATATGGGGTACGTATAAAGAGAACAATTTTTTATTTACTCAGAAACCGCCAGCAGAAGGGTCTATAGTAGTTCAAAATCCTCATACTGGTGAGGTGTTGGTAATGGTTGGTGGGTACGATTTTGTGAGAAGTAAGTTTAATAGAGCAACTCAAGCAAAGCGACAAATCGGCTCATCCTTTAAGCCTTTTTTATATACGGTGGCACTAGAGAATGGTTTTACACCTTCAAGCATCATTCAAGATGAGCCTGTTGTGATTTTTGATTCAACACTGGAAGGACAGTGGAGACCAGATAATTATTCTGATAATTTTGAAGGACCAATAAGATTTAGAGAAGCGCTAGTACGATCTCGTAACTTAGTTTCAATTAGAATTTTACAAGAACTTGGGCTCGATCTTGTTTTGCCTGCGCTAAAACGATTTGGGTTTACTGATAGTACTTCAGCTCCAAAAAATCTATCCCTTGCGCTCGGAGCAGGTCATAACACGCCACTAAATCAAAATAATAGTTTTGCTGTTTTTGCAAATGGAGGATATAAAGTTTCATCTTGGTTTATTAATAAAGTGCTTGATTCCGACGGAAAAATTGTTTATTACCAATCTTACCAAGCAAGTTGCCAAAAATGTTTTACTCCTCCTACAGGTGAAAAAGTCCATCTACAAGATCTAGGCGCGGCAACTTCATCCTCATTCCCAATTGCAAAATCAAACCCAAACTATAAAATATCAACTTTAGTATCTACTAATTCTTTGTCGCAAAATGGGCCAAGAGATGAAAAACCTAATTCAGATAGTAGTAAAAAATATGACCGGTTGATCCAATATAATCAACGCATTATCGACCCAAGAGTTGTTTTTATTGTTGATTCAATTTTGAAAGATGTAACTACGCGAGGTACCGCTGTGAGTATTGGTAAAGAATTTCCTGATGAGTCCTTTGCTGGCAAAACAGGGACCACTAATGATTCTAAAGATTCATGGTTTGTCGGATTTAACCGATCGTTGGTTGCTACTGTGTGGGTTGGCTATGATGATTATACGACCCTCGGTAAATTAGAAACAGGATCTTCACTTGCGCTACCAATATGGATAAGTTTTATGAAATCCACTAAGGAAATTAGAGATAAACAGCCAAATTATGTGATTAATTATGCCACACCAGAAGTGTATGGAGTAAGCCCAGACAATGATTCTGAGTTGTTACGCACTCCTCCTAGCGGGATTATAATCACCACAATTAATAAAGTTACGGGACTTCCCGTGGATAATCAATTGATAAATTTAATTAATACCTTAGGGGTGGATGGGTACCATAAAAACTATCAAAAAAATCTTAAAGTTGAAAAAAATAAAACGCAAAACCCAGACGAAATCCAAGAATATTATCTTGTTGAAAATATACTCACTTCTGAAGAGCAAACAACAATTCAAAACTTTTTCCAATAA
- the pilM gene encoding type IV pilus assembly protein PilM: MFDFLTKGKGLIGIDISNFTVKLMEFSKNGNNYKIEHFGILPLEEGMVVNSKIVKIEEVADKIRDLVSKYGASTKQAAFAISGSDAITKIAQFSSLASDEEILNLIQTYPDQYLPFPIEDMAIDFKVLGPSSVSPDLSDVIITGAKITDISTIVETAQQAGLTPAVIDVSTYAIENIYPLVNENFPDYGRNKAIALIDIGGINTNATIFDNGDITFARVANFGGKKLTDEIMSKYGVSYNDAGRLKREGGLPDNYETELLNPFKEDIVNQINRLLRFYYNNNHVETVDFIALAGGCSNIDGISELVESRLGIHCNVLDPFSGMSCAFRVSKKQLQLNSSSLLVAGSLAMRAFK; the protein is encoded by the coding sequence ATGTTTGATTTTTTAACAAAGGGAAAGGGATTAATTGGTATAGATATCAGTAATTTTACCGTAAAACTAATGGAATTTAGTAAAAATGGTAACAATTATAAAATTGAACATTTCGGCATCTTACCACTTGAAGAAGGTATGGTGGTAAATTCTAAAATAGTTAAGATTGAAGAAGTAGCTGATAAGATCAGGGACTTAGTCTCAAAATACGGCGCTTCAACCAAACAGGCAGCTTTTGCAATTTCTGGATCTGACGCAATTACTAAAATCGCTCAGTTCTCATCGCTTGCAAGTGATGAAGAAATTCTAAATTTGATTCAAACCTACCCCGATCAATATCTTCCGTTCCCAATTGAGGACATGGCAATTGATTTTAAAGTACTTGGTCCAAGTAGCGTCTCACCCGACTTAAGTGATGTAATTATCACTGGTGCTAAAATTACCGATATATCAACTATAGTGGAAACAGCACAACAAGCTGGATTGACACCCGCTGTTATTGATGTGAGTACATACGCCATTGAAAATATCTATCCACTTGTTAATGAAAATTTTCCTGACTATGGCAGAAACAAAGCAATTGCATTGATTGATATCGGAGGAATTAATACCAACGCGACCATCTTTGATAATGGCGATATCACTTTTGCACGAGTTGCTAATTTTGGAGGAAAGAAGCTTACCGATGAAATAATGTCCAAATATGGTGTGTCTTATAACGACGCAGGAAGATTAAAACGAGAAGGCGGCTTACCTGATAACTATGAAACTGAATTGCTCAATCCATTCAAAGAAGATATTGTCAACCAAATTAACAGACTTTTACGTTTTTATTACAACAATAACCATGTAGAAACTGTTGATTTTATTGCACTCGCAGGTGGTTGTTCAAATATTGATGGGATTAGTGAATTAGTTGAATCACGATTAGGTATTCATTGTAATGTGCTTGATCCCTTTTCCGGAATGTCTTGTGCTTTTAGAGTTTCAAAAAAGCAGTTACAACTTAATAGCTCAAGTTTGCTAGTCGCTGGAAGCTTAGCCATGCGAGCGTTTAAATAA
- a CDS encoding PilN domain-containing protein, translating into MKNRLVYRINLLPWRNQLIKEKNNIFFLLVAIVLCAVSISMYGVKLIFDARIEQHNQRVAYLDKEITYLNKELKSIEDLEKKKRNLQDRMSIIEQLQKDRPATVQFFQEIMNVLPENGIWLDNLSTNGLTVTLRGFADTAGRVSSYVNNINTSPVFTEPRLSEIKEVPEQKSVSFGLTFLIKKEETENNLKPTNAAIQNKK; encoded by the coding sequence ATGAAAAATAGATTAGTTTATAGGATTAACTTATTACCTTGGCGAAATCAACTCATCAAGGAGAAAAATAACATTTTCTTTCTGCTTGTAGCTATAGTTTTATGCGCGGTATCAATTAGCATGTACGGGGTTAAGCTAATCTTTGATGCGAGGATAGAACAACACAATCAACGGGTTGCTTATTTAGACAAAGAAATTACTTACCTTAACAAAGAACTCAAATCAATAGAAGATTTGGAAAAAAAGAAGAGGAACTTACAAGACAGAATGTCAATCATTGAGCAATTACAAAAAGACCGACCCGCTACAGTTCAATTTTTTCAAGAGATAATGAACGTCTTACCTGAAAATGGAATTTGGCTTGATAATCTTTCTACTAATGGTTTAACGGTAACTCTGCGAGGATTTGCAGATACAGCTGGAAGGGTCTCTTCATATGTAAATAATATTAACACTTCTCCAGTTTTCACAGAGCCTCGCTTAAGTGAAATCAAGGAAGTTCCCGAACAAAAATCAGTATCATTCGGCTTGACATTTCTAATTAAAAAAGAAGAAACAGAAAACAACCTTAAACCAACAAATGCTGCAATTCAGAATAAAAAATAA
- the pilO gene encoding type 4a pilus biogenesis protein PilO, which produces MKLNFALLLEQLKSIDSDKLKKIGSLSLEIRIIFLAIEAIIVTVVLYVLLIIPQINSISNLSSTIEKKKSDYQLLAQKAPNLNLFQKQIDEMEQTFKVLLTLLPVKVDISEVLRDITDVAGESDVKIDQFSPGEKEISKEFYAEQPIKLSISGSYHSLGKFVSELALTPRIITLGDFTLAPSGKSNSLNEKILKITVVAKTYRYVAN; this is translated from the coding sequence ATGAAATTAAACTTTGCATTATTACTTGAGCAACTAAAAAGCATAGACTCGGATAAATTAAAGAAAATAGGTTCACTTTCTTTAGAAATACGAATTATTTTTCTAGCCATAGAAGCTATCATTGTCACGGTTGTTTTATATGTTTTATTAATTATTCCTCAGATCAATTCAATCTCTAATCTCAGCTCAACTATAGAAAAGAAAAAAAGCGACTACCAATTATTAGCACAGAAAGCGCCAAACCTAAATCTTTTTCAAAAACAAATCGACGAGATGGAACAAACGTTCAAGGTGCTTCTTACCTTACTCCCCGTAAAAGTTGACATCAGCGAAGTGCTACGGGATATCACCGATGTGGCTGGTGAATCAGATGTCAAAATTGATCAATTTAGCCCAGGTGAAAAGGAAATCTCAAAAGAATTCTACGCTGAACAACCAATTAAATTGTCTATTTCTGGGAGCTATCATAGTCTTGGAAAATTTGTGAGTGAGCTTGCGCTCACACCTCGTATTATCACCCTTGGTGACTTTACTCTTGCTCCTTCTGGAAAATCTAATTCTCTGAACGAAAAGATTCTTAAAATTACTGTAGTAGCAAAAACATATCGCTATGTTGCTAATTAA
- a CDS encoding pilus assembly protein PilP, whose translation MLLVSVVLAGCGKGTEDINKFIEETNTNLRLSIKPIPGYKPVENFEYTGETLGRDPFTRKDVISIQAEIEKRQRENRTLEPLESYPIESFTYLGFIVEPATKNTKIILQTSDGLIKYAKLNEKIGTNNGRIKSVNEAFVEIIEEGSPSGGDSEKKVLKIMKKE comes from the coding sequence ATGCTTCTTGTATCAGTAGTGTTGGCAGGATGTGGTAAAGGTACGGAAGACATAAATAAATTTATTGAAGAGACCAATACCAATCTTCGGCTATCAATTAAACCTATACCTGGTTATAAACCAGTTGAAAATTTTGAATACACTGGCGAAACACTAGGTCGGGATCCTTTTACTAGAAAAGATGTAATTTCTATTCAGGCTGAAATTGAAAAACGGCAGAGAGAAAACCGTACACTTGAACCACTAGAATCATACCCTATAGAATCATTTACCTATCTCGGTTTTATTGTAGAACCAGCTACGAAAAATACAAAAATTATATTGCAAACATCAGATGGGCTTATCAAGTACGCCAAACTTAATGAAAAAATTGGAACTAACAACGGAAGAATTAAATCTGTCAATGAAGCCTTCGTTGAAATTATTGAAGAAGGGTCTCCCTCCGGTGGTGATTCAGAAAAGAAAGTTTTAAAAATTATGAAAAAAGAATAA